TGATTTATTAGATAAAGAAACATTTAAAGAGAAATTAGAGCATAATCTTGGCGAGAAAAACCGTTTATTAGAACGTTTTTACGAACTAGAAGGCTTTAAACTAGAAGATATTTTAGAAGAATATTATGACTATGGTCAACAATTTAAAGAATATGTTTGCGATACGTCTGTTGTATTAAATGACGCATTAGATGATGGTAAACGTGTATTATTTGAAGGTGCGCAAGGGGTTATGCTTGATATTGATCAAGGGACATATCCATTTGTAACATCAAGTAACCCGATTGCTGGTGGTGTAACTATTGGTAGTGGCGTTGGCCCTTCAAAAATCAATCATGTTGTTGGTGTGGCGAAAGCTTATACAACACGTGTTGGTGATGGTCCTTTCCCAACAGAATTATTTGATTCTATTGGTGACACTATTCGTGAAGTCGGTCATGAATATGGCACGACTACTGGTCGTCCGCGCCGTGTAGGTTGGTTTGACAGTGTAGTGGTTCGTCATGCGCGTCGTGTTAGTGGATTAACAGATTTATCGTTAACACTACTTGATGTTTTGACAGGAATTGAGACACTTAAAATCTGTGTAGCTTACAAATTAGACGGAAAAACAATTACAGAGTTCCCAGCAAGTTTGAAAGACTTAGCTCGTTGCGAACCTGTTTATGAAGAACTTCCAGGTTGGACGGAAGATATTACTGGGGTTACATCACTTGATGACCTTCCAGTGAACTGCCGCCATTACATGGAGCGTATCGCGCAACTTACTGGCGTTCAAGTTTCCATGTTCTCTGTAGGCCCAGATCGCGCTCAAACACACGTAATTAAAAGCGTATGGCGTTTAGCTTAATAGTATAATTATCAAGCCTCTCTAGGTTGTATTCCAGGAGGGGCTTTTTTGTTGTGTAAAAAAATGGTTATGATTGCGGGAAAGTATACAATTCACAGCTTGAAAAGTTGAATAAGTTAACAAAAGTGAATATAGATTGTGAAAAACACATCTTTACCTAAGGAAACAATGCTTTGAAAAGACCTCATACCAGTACTTTTTAGCTATTTTATTCGTATTTCTGTCACATTTTGTTTTGTGAATTCATGATATAATTTGAGAGTGATATCTTATTCACAATAGATAATAAGAGGAGATGAAGTGAATGTCAGGTCAAATTCGTATGAGTCCTAGTGAACTACGTGATCGCGCTAAAACTTACGGTCAAAGTGGTAGAGATATTGAGGATATTCTAAGTCGTTTGAGCCAACTACAAGATCAACTTCGTAGCGAATGGGAAGGTCAAGCTTTTGTTCGTTTTGATGAGCAATTTGAGCAATTAAAACCAAAAGTGACTGAATTCGCTAACTTGATGGATCAAATTAATGATCAACTTGAGAAGACAGCAAACGCAGTAGAAGAGCACGATCAACAACTTTCTCAAAACTTCGGATTCTAAAAATCAACAAAAAGTGGGGCATACATACAAATATAGTTGGATGCTTTACGAAAAGCCATGCAGTTTTTTGCATGGCTTTTTCTAAACATAGAAAGCATATGCCTAAATAGGTATTTATATAAAAAACGACACAGCGGGAGTGGGACATGAATGAAGAAGGTAAAATGGAGTATTTTACTCTTTTTAGTCTTGGCGATTTTTCTTTCGGCAGGAATTACTTATTTGGCTTTGAATCAAAGTTCGAATAAAGAGTCTAAAAATAATAGTGAAAAAGCACATAAAATGACTATCGCACTCGTAAATGAGGACCAAGGAGATACGTTCCAAGGAAAAAAAGTAGAGTTTGGTAATCAATTTGTTAAAAGTATTGAAAAAGATGATACGCATGAATGGTACGTTGTTAGCCGCGGGGTTGCAGAAAGTGGCTTGAAACGAGATGTATACAATATGATGATTGTTATTCCGAGTGACTTTTCTGAGAAAGCAATGTCAATGACTTCGAGCGCGCCAGAAAAAGTAACGATTAGCTACAAAGTAAATGACGTAGGGAATAGCGATTTAAAAGCGGAAGCAGAAAAAACAGCAGCTTCTGTATTGGAAGATTTCAATTCACGGATTATTGATGTTTATTTTGCGAGCATTTTAACAACTTTACAAGAAGCGCAGGATAATATTGGAACACTAGTTAAAGAAGAGAAAAAGTATGATGCAATCTACAATAAAGATGTAAATAACCCGTTATCAAACTACACAAAACAGTTTAAAACGGTGCAAGATTATACAGGAGCCTCTAAAGAGAGTTTTCAGGGTTTCCAAGAAATTATGAAAGAATTTGAAGAAAGCTTAAATGTCTCTAAACAAGAAAATGCAGAACATATGAAAAATATGGACGGCTTTACAAAAACACAAGAGGAAAATGCTCCTTTTGGAGTGAAATTCACGGAAAATTTATCGAATTTTGATGGCACTTTATCGGCAGAAGATATTCGAACGCAAACAGCAGCTTTAGAACAAGCCAATGCGAAAATGACTTCAGAATTTCAAATTATAGAAGATAGTAATTCGTTATTATCACAAACACAAGCTTTACAAAACTATATTGCTGAAACCAATGCGCGGATTGAGGCGGTAGATGCAGAAATTATGGGGACGCTCGAAAATGATTTTCGGACGGCTGTTTATAATGACTTGCTGCGTATTTTACGAGAAAACGAGTACTCGGATAAATTGAATGAAATCGGTCTTAAAGATTTGACTGGAGAAGACCTCAACGCAGGTTTTAATAAAATGCTTGTTAAGGAAATACAAGCATT
The sequence above is drawn from the Listeria monocytogenes genome and encodes:
- a CDS encoding adenylosuccinate synthase; this encodes MSSVVVVGTQWGDEGKGKITDFLSENAEAIARYQGGNNAGHTIKFDGVTYKLHLIPSGIFYKEKISVIGNGMVVDPKALVEELKYLHDKGVDTSNLRISNRAHIILPYHIRIDEADEERKGANKIGTTKKGIGPAYMDKAARVGIRIIDLLDKETFKEKLEHNLGEKNRLLERFYELEGFKLEDILEEYYDYGQQFKEYVCDTSVVLNDALDDGKRVLFEGAQGVMLDIDQGTYPFVTSSNPIAGGVTIGSGVGPSKINHVVGVAKAYTTRVGDGPFPTELFDSIGDTIREVGHEYGTTTGRPRRVGWFDSVVVRHARRVSGLTDLSLTLLDVLTGIETLKICVAYKLDGKTITEFPASLKDLARCEPVYEELPGWTEDITGVTSLDDLPVNCRHYMERIAQLTGVQVSMFSVGPDRAQTHVIKSVWRLA
- a CDS encoding WXG100 family type VII secretion target, whose protein sequence is MSGQIRMSPSELRDRAKTYGQSGRDIEDILSRLSQLQDQLRSEWEGQAFVRFDEQFEQLKPKVTEFANLMDQINDQLEKTANAVEEHDQQLSQNFGF